A genomic region of Rhipicephalus sanguineus isolate Rsan-2018 chromosome 1, BIME_Rsan_1.4, whole genome shotgun sequence contains the following coding sequences:
- the LOC119378924 gene encoding ubiquitin-conjugating enzyme E2-24 kDa yields MSKALSTSAKRIQKELAEITLDPPPNCSAGPKGDNLYEWVSTILGPPGSVYEGGVFFLDIHFSPEYPFKPPKVTFRTRIYHCNINSQGVICLDILKDNWSPALTISKVLLSICSLLTDCNPADPLVGSIATQFMQQREEHDRIARLWTKRYAT; encoded by the exons ATGTCGAAGGCTCTAAGCACAAGTGCCAAGAG GATCCAAAAGGAGCTTGCGGAAATAACATTGGACCCACCGCCTAATTGCAG TGCGGGACCGAAGGGAGATAACCTCTATGAATGGGTATCAACCATTCTTGGCCCCCCAGGATCAGTGTATGAAGGTGGAGTTTTCTTCTTGGACATACATTTCAGCCCAGAGTATCCTTTCAAACCACCAAAG GTTACATTTCGCACCCGCATCTATCACTGCAACATCAATAGCCAAGGAGTTATATGTCTAGATATCCTCAAGGATAACTGGAGCCCAGCCCTCACCATTTCCAAAGTTTTACTTTCAATATGCTCTCTACTCACAGATTGCAACCCAG CGGACCCGCTTGTGGGAAGCATCGCCACACAGTTCATGCAGCAAAGGGAGGAACATGACCGCATTGCCCGACTGTGGACGAAGCGCTATGCTACATAA